The Vanrija pseudolonga chromosome 1, complete sequence genomic sequence GACGGCTTGAGGCCGTAGATACCGTTGAGGGCAGAGGGGATACGAATGGAGCCGCCAATGTCGGTACCAACGCCCAATGGCGAGCCTGTGTTGTCAGTTGGGGCCCATGACTTGACAACCCACCCTTCAGCGCAAGGAGAgcaccctcgccgcccgagctACCACCGGCCGATGTCTTGCGGTTGTAAGGGTTGGTGGTGTAGCCCCAGACGTTGTTGTACGACTCGGCGATCATCATGGCGGTGGGGACGTTGGTCTTGCAGAAGAGGACGGCGCCCGACTCGCGCATGATCTTGGTCATCTCGCTCTCGGCCTGCTGGGGCTCGTTGGCCCAGGCGACGAAGCCGACGGTGGTGTCAAGGCCCTTGACATTGAAGTTGTCCTTGAGCGACACGGGCAGACCGTGGAGAGGACCGATAGCCTTGCCAGTAGCAGCGTACTCGGCGTCAATCTTCTTGGCGGTCGCGAGGGCCTCGTCGAAGAAGATCTCAGTGAGACAGTTGGTCTGTGCGTCAGTTACTGCACAAAGCGTGACAACCCACCAGCTGCTGCGCaatggcggcgcgcttcgaGAAAGCGAGGGTGACAGCCTCGGACgtgagctccttggcgaggatCTGCTTGACGAGGGTAGAGGCGTCCGTCTCGGTGATCTTGATCTCGGCGGGCGAGAGGATGCCAGAGGTACGGGGCACGTCGATAACGTTGATGACCGACTCCGGGACATCAACCTTCCACTCGTCGGGGATGAGGGcgtcgcgctgggcgcgcTTGTTGGCCGCGATGGTCTCCCAGGACTGAGTCGTCATTGTGTGCGTTGTAGGTGGGGGTTGGAATGGTGAGATGGAGTCCACTGAAGGGTGCCAGTGGGTTTATACCGGGGTGCCCCACCGATATTGGACCGGCCCGTCAGCCCGGCCGTGCGCGAGGACGTATATCTGTCGGCGATGGCCGTGGCGCATGCTGCTTTAGCCGCTCATACTCCGCCGCCTTGGGAGCCATTGAACCGCCCGCTGCTGTTCTCCTGCAGCCTGACTGCGCAGAGAGCCCACCTTGGCTCTGCCAGTCCGTGCTCTTGGACGGTGCCGTCGGCCACTCAGGAGGTGCACATTTAAGGAGGACGGCCTCTCTCTGGTGGTACCCTACCTCTCTCTCCTGCCTGCAGGTACAGAAACCGGCCAGCGCCAGGGTCGTTATCGTTCTCGGCCGTGTCCTGGGTGCTCTACTCGCTCAACGCCGTTACGTAGAAGGATGACATAAGTTTTCGTGACCATGCAGTTCTACTGATTGCCGGGGCTGTCTTACGATACGGCGGCAATTGAAGGTGGGGAGCAGCCACGAGGCAGAGGGGTGCCACCACTCGCCAAACTGGCCACACTGAGCACCGCGGTGGTCAGACTATGTCCTCCGCAACAAAGCACTCCACCCAGATAGACCAGACGGACTTCCGCTCGCCAAAAAGGTCATATCAACCACCCAAAAGGTCACATAGAGCTGCAGAAAGGTCACATAGTCAACAGTAAAAGGTCACATAGAGCCTCAGAGTCCAGGTCAAATGTCGGCTGATTGGCTCGCGTAAATTGGATTCTCGGGCCGAGGGGCGACTGCCGAGGCGCGGAGGGGCCGTCGTGACCAGCCAGTGCGCGTCCAGAATGGCTGCCTGGCTCGCTGTTTGGGCGCACTGGGCGGTAGGCAGCGCGGCTATCATGCACTCCTGGCTGGTGGATGGGTCTGTGTAGCCAGCGCTACCATGGTAGGCGAGGCAGCGGCTGCGAGTGCGGGGCCACAACCACCCCACCAGTTCAGGCGTAACCTTTGCTCGCGTCGGGTGTCGCTTGGCTGGCAGCAATCCCATATTCCACCACGCAGCAACCCACCCAGCTGCTGCCAACAGTCGACGACATACCCCCGCTCCCCCGGTATATATTCCTCGTATCCCTTCTCACCCACCCCTTCTTCCTTCTGTACACACCACTCCTCCACCCCCCACCATGCGCTCAGTTGCTCTGCCATCTCGCGTCGTCCGTGCCGCCCGCACCCACTCGcgcgccttctcctcgcgctccctcatccccgacgagcccgtcAAGCCCCAGGTGCTCACCGCTGCCGTCCCCGGCCCCCAGAGCCTGGCCATTGTGAGTGTGAACCGGCGGGCGTGTGCGAGCCCGAGCGTGGAAGCAGtagcgccgcgcgggcgaTGCTGCTAGCGCTCGGGAGCTTTGCGGACAGTCGCCGAAAGGACAGCTGCGCCCACAGGACAGCTGCTAACGCTCTCCCCAGTCCAAGGAGATCGACCAGATCCAGGACGCCCGTACCCACGTTCTCGTTGCCGACTACGAGAAGTCGAGTGGAAactacctcgtcgacgccgacaacaatgtcctcctcgacgtcttTGGCCAGATCTCGTCGATCGCCCTCGGCTACAACGTTCCCCAGCTgatcgagctcgccaagtcGGTGAGTCTTGCTGAAAAGAAGGTCACCCAGCCGCTAACGCTCCCACAGAAGGAGTTCATCACTGCTGCCCTCAACCGCCCTGCCCTCGGCTCCTTCCCTCCAAAGGACTGGGCCAAGTGGCTCGAGGAGGGTCTCCTGACTGTCCGCCCCAAGggcctcgaccagctcgtcaCCACCCTCTGTGGTTCGAGTGCCAACGGTGAGCTCGTCGTTATCgtcctcgtgctcgagctgacACCGCGCAGAGACCGCCTTCAAGGCTGCCTGCATGGCCTACCGTaaccgcgagcgcggcggcgctgccttCACccaggaggagctcgactcgTGCATGCTCAACCACGCCCCCGGCTCGCCCGAGCTCGTTGTCCTCTCGTTCAAGAGCGGTTTCCACGGCCGTCTCTTCGGCTCGCTCTCGGCTACCCGCTCCAAGGCCATTCACAAGATTGACGTTCCCGCTTTCGACTGGCCTGTGGCCCCCTTCCCCAACACCCAGTACCCTCTCGCTGAGAACGAGGCTGCcaacaaggccgaggaggcccgctgcctcgccgagtacgaggagATCCTTGTCCAGCAGTAAGTCGATGACTCAACCTGAAGCATTGCTAACAAGCCCAGCAAGAAGActcgccccgtcgccgcggtcaTCATCGAGCCCATCCTCTCGGAGGGTGGTGACTGCCACGCCTCGCCCGAGTACTTCCGCCAGCTCCGTCTCATCGCCAAGAAGCACGACGCCTACTtcattgtcgacgaggtgcagaCTGGTGTTGGTGCTACCGGTACCTTCTGGGCCCACGAGAAGTGGggcctcaaggagggcgaggagcccGACTTTGTCACCTTCTCCAAGAAGATGCAGCAGGCCGGTATCTTCCACAAGCTCGACACGCGCCCCAACGCTCCCTACCGCAACTACAACACCTGGATGGGTGACCCGATGCGCACTCTCCAGGCCCGTGAGCTCATCAAGGTCATCAGGGACAACAACCTTGTCGAGCACACCGCTGCCACCGGCAAGAAGCTTTCCGCCACTCTTGCCGACATCTTCTCGCGCAACCAGGGCGTCGTCTCGAACCACCGTGGCCAGAACGACGGTACTTTCCAGGCCTTCGACTTTGAGACCCCCGCCAAGCGTGACGCCTTTGTTACCAAGATGCGCGCCAACGGTATCCAGGTCGGTGGCTGTGGTGACCGCTCCACCAGGTTGCGACCCACCCTCACCTTCGGCGATGCTcacctcgccatcctcgccgagggcattGAGAAGACGCTCAAGCAGATCTAGACGGGTGTGTTGAGGAGTGACAAAAGGTTTCCACTGGCATGATGTAGGCGAGGCGATATCGGTAGTGTGTGGCAAGGGACTGCCACGAGGTTCTAATGATGCTGTATGCAATGTACCGTACCAAGCAGGCCTGTGTTATCGCTCGGTGATTGTCCAGGGCAAGAAAgacgtgtcgtcgtcgtcgtcaggcTAGATCCCCATCGCCTTGCCCATGCTCGTGTTTCATGTAGCTGTGCCGGCATTGATTGCCGAGTCTCGAGAGTCGGGCATGGGCGCGAGGTGGGGAGGCAGATTCCAGTGCCATCTAGGCTGTGCTCGCGTGCGCTGGCATGTCCTGGTATGCCCTGGCATGCGCTGGCAGATGGAAACTGCTCATGGGGGCAGAACATTAAGCATAGTGCCCATATCGGCCGGTGaaacgagcccgaggtcggcggAGGCGGTCCGTCAAAGCGGCGATTAGCTTTTTTTGCTGCTTTTTCCTGCCGATCAGTCTGCGCAATTACGGCTGCGGGGTAGCTGCGGCACACGACGCGTCATCGTTCACCATGCAATCTCGCAGCGACTTTGACGCGACTCGACGCAACAAGGTGCACTTGTTGCACCAAGGCAAAACACTGCGGCGGTGCATCCcgctgcgcgtgcgtgtGAACTGACTTGTCGCACGCACGCGTAGCCAGGTGCCAGGTGGCGCCTGCGCACGTCGGTCCCCGAGCCGCTTTGCCCGcagccgaggtggcggctcgacctcgccgacctcctgGCTTGTGTTTTTGCTCGGGGTCTGTCGTTTATCTCTCCATGGCCGAGCTGTCGCAAGAGATAAAAGGCGGGCTGTTGGGACACTAACGAAGCATCAACTCAccccccttcctcccctcactctcacacacacacaaacacaATGGCAAACCTCGAGTACGTCCCCTctgccgtcgccaccgcggATCCTGACATCGTTAGGGATAAGCCTGGTGTCGATATCGAGAAGGACACGACCCCCGCTCCTGCCGAAGCTGAgaagagcgacgacgacgtcgtgctcgtcgacgctgaggctgctgccgccgacgtcgacgccaccgcggccgacctggccaaggtggcgctcgacgacaaggaggacagcgagagcacgtcgtcgtcgtcgtccgactcggagtcCGAGTCAGACGCCGAGGTCATCATCGAGGCCCCCGGCGACGGAgagcgcgtccgcgtcgtcttcgtcggcggcaagggcggccgccactggcgccgctgggccCGCGAtgcgcagcgcgccggctttggcttcggcggcggcgccggcttcGGTGGCCACTGGCCCGGCGCGACTGGAAACTTCCCCGGCGCAGCTGGCCCGGCCTTTGGACCCCGCGGCTTCGGCGCTTGCCCCGTCGGCGGCTTCGCTGGCCCGGCAGGCATTGGCCCCAACTATGCTTCCTTCTTCAGCTACGGCTCGCCCGGGCACCGCGgctgccccggcgccgagcacaggcacaagcacaaggagggcaaggagaagcaCAAGGAGAAGCGTAAGGAGAAGCACGAGAAGGACGCCACCGACAAGGATGGCGAGAAAGCCAtggacgacaacgacgagaagcacgacaagcacaagcacaagcaccaccaccgcgagcaccgccgccaccaccacgagcactcccgtcaccaccacggcaAGCGAGCCTTCGACTTCCCCTTCCCCTTCGGCCACTTTGAGGCCTTTGGCCCCTCTGGCCCAGCTGGCCCTTCtggcttcggcggcggccccggattccctccccaccacccaggcTTCGACTCGCACCAGGCGCCGCGCACTCCCGCcggccctccccctcccggACCTCCCCCCGGCTTTGACGAGATCCCCACGGAGGCGCCCGAGTTCCCctctggccgcggcggcttcggTGGACCCGCTGGCCCAGGTGGCCCTGGTGGTCCCGGCGGTCCCGGtggcttcggcttcggcggtCCTTCTGGCCCAGGCGGTCCCGGCTTTGGTGGCCCCCGCGGCTTCGGTTTCGGCGGCCCAGGCttcggccgccgcggcccccaCGGCTTCAGCTTTGACGTCGAGCTCCCGCCCGGCGTAAgccccgacgaggtcgactggCGTGCTGAGCTtgcccgcgctgccgccgaccagcgccgcgccttccgcgacgccgcgcgcgacgcccaccgcgcccgAAAGGAGCACAAGAAGGCATTCAAAGCTGCCCGTGCGCAGTCgcgtgccgaggccaaggaggcccgccgcgagcgcaagaagcgcgacacgaccagctcgagctcgagcagctccgagtccgaggatgaacgcgagcgcgcgttCCCCTCTTTCTCGCCCTTCGGCGAGCGCAACCAGGCGttcgaggccggcgagtcTGGCTtcgccggcggtggtggcggcggcggcttcggcggcttcggcggccacggtggtggtggcggcggaggtccCTTTGCCTACGGCTTCTCCCACGGCGACTTCACCCACGGCCCCGGCCGCcacggcaccggcggcagctggAGCTGGTTTGGCGGCCGCCCCTCTGGCCACGGGCACCACTTTGGCCCTGGCTCCGGCTTCGGTGGGCGCggtcgtggccgcggcggctttCACGGCCACGGACGCGGCCCGCACGGCTTCACTGCCGGCTTCGAGGCGTGAATCGCCTCTGGCCCCTCCACGTCGACCCCgacaacaaccacaaccacaacaagGTGGCCTGCTCCCGCAGGCCGGACACCGCTACGCGCAGGCCCGTGATCGCCCCGCCTGAGGCCCGCGCTTCGGTCCGATACCCACAGCGGCTCGCCGCTTCGTTTGGATCATAGAAAAGAAAACCGCAAAAAAATCTACAAAATATAAAAACTTTCGAAAGTGATGCATTGCGTCGCGAGTAGCTTATGACCGTCGCGTCTCTTGTTCAAACCCTCCAAAATCAAGCCAAAAACAAACCACTTATAATCTCAACACATGGTGTGGGTAGGGTTCGATCCCCTCGTTGTCCCGCGGCAGAAAGGTCTGCGACCACCACCTTAATCACAAAAACTGGGGGCATATTTGTAACAGACGCGTACCGCGGGGCCAGTGGGagcggagggggaggggggagggggttcTAGTCAAAGCAAGTTCGGGGCATCATTGCTAGTTCGAAGTGTAACAACCTGTCAATGCTGGGGTCTCGCACGCCTCAGCAACATGCATCCTGTCAGTGTCGTGTGACTAACTATGGTTATGTAAGTACTGGACGGACGATGCGACTGCATAAGTGTTACCTGGAGGGCAATGAGTGGTggacgacagcgagcgcTCTTCGTTCTACTGGCTGCCGATACGATACGTATTCTATGTATGGATGCTGCATGCATTACAAAAAGGCAACGCTGCTATGCTTTGCAGTTTCAACCCCTTGTTAGCGTCGGTGTCAAGCCATTCCTGTGGGGATGCCCGGGACCCAAGGATGCAGAGCCGCCCGCAGATGCTTCCTTGGACCCAGACTGAGGACGGCGCGTCTCGGCTTCGCTCTGTATTCGAGGTCATGTTGCGTGATTCGAACACACGACGCAGAATCGGCTGCGCCCTGTGCTGCAACGAGCAGTGCTAACCACTCGTGCAACGAATCAGTATAAACTAGGTGGGCCTGGTGAGGGGTTATGAATGTCGAGCTGAGACAGTTGCAGGGTGTGGGGGAATGTGGAGGCGCTGTTTCGGACGCATCGGGGCTGCTCGGTCGGCTGGTGGGCGGTGTTCCTTCACCTCACAATACTGTCGTTgaaccgccgccgctgtccccGGTGCATGTGCATGACTCGGCTCACCATGTCGATGCCACACCGAGTTCGAGTTGCCGACAATCGTCGGACGTTGTTGAGTAAGGGTGCATGACGTCATGGCCGAACTCCGCACGGTGATTTAGCGTAGGgacacacccaccccgcgcgtcgacgacacaACAACATGCTCCTCGTTCGCACTCTTGCCTCATCATCTCATCTGGCATCGCGATTAATAACACGCCGCATAGTACCTCACACGCGTACCATAGTATCCACAGCCATGTCCAAAGGTACGTAAGGCCGTGGACTCGGCGTTGCTTGCCATCTGGGCTGGGCACAACaacgcacgccgccgcgcagcgctcacgccgcagccgaGGGAACCACCTGCtgcccgccgtcggcgcccaagcccaaggtcgCGCACCCCGTGTCTGAGCAGGGCGCGTACGAGCCGCGGGGAAAGCTGGTAAAGGCCGGCGACTTTGAGCAGGTCTACGTCGTGAGTGGACATCGCTGGCCGACCTGACCCCAGACCGGGCCCGATGACGCCGAGCATGCCATCCTCGTCGTGTACGACATCTTTGGCTTCTGGTAAGTTGCATGGGTTAGAATACGCTGACAGAGCAAGGGAGACGACGCTGCGTGTATGTGTGTCCTTGAGACTCAGCTGACGTCAGGGCTCGGACCTCCTCGTCTCCAACCTCCAGCTCACCCTCCCGCACAAGGTGTTCATGCCTGACCTGTTCCGCGGCAAGCCCTTCCCGCCTGACAAGGACGgggacaaggaggagctgggcaaGTTCTTTGCTGGCACGTGAGTGGGGCTGGGTGGGCTGCGGGGCGATGCTGATGTGTGCACAGTGCCAACCTTGAGAAGCGCCTCCCCGAGGTCATCAAGTTCGCCGAGTACTTGAAGAACGAGCGCGGCTTCCACTCGGTCTCGCTGCTCGGCTACTGCTGGGGTGAGTGGTGATGACTAGCAATGGCTAACGCCCAGGTGGCAAGATTACGCTGCTGTCGCTCTCGAGCCAGCTGCCACACCACGAGAGCTCAGTCTTCacgtgcggcgcgacggtCCACCCTGCCATgatcgccgtcgacgacggcaagcacCTCGACCGCCCGCTCGCCTTTTTCCCGAGCAAGGATGAGCCAAAGGACGTCATCGACTCGATTGTCAGCGCGATGCAGCACAAGAAGTTTGAGGAGCAGTGTGCCTACCACTTTTACAACACTGTGTGAGTGGTGATAAACAGAGGTGCGAGGGTGGCTGACACACCTTAGGCACCACGGATGGGCggctgcccgcgccgacctcaaCGACCCCGAGAACTTCAAGCAGTACGAGGATGTGTATCAGCGTCTCGCCGACTACTTTGCGCGGGTCgactgcgcgagctcgtgaGCGCTGCCCAGTCGGCGCACGCGGCTGAATCAGCAGACCCGGGCAGAGTAGGCTATGAATCATGATGTTCAAGCGCCGTTTAGTCGTGACGCTCAAGTTCGTGCCGTTGGAGAGTCCAGTCGCAGTCGCCGGGGCATGGCAttctcggcgcgctgcgcggtgTGATGTACGACTTGCCTTGGCGTGCGGACCGATGATTGCCGATGTTTGCGGCGGCACAACGCGCAACTGACATCATACTAGCTCACCTCACCTCGCTAAGCGTGCAGTGCTGTGCTACTGTGATCCGAGACGAGCACGCAacggagcgagcgcgaggtggcaGCATGCATCTTCGGCAGGCGTCGGAGGGCCCTCCGTCCCCCGTCCGTTGTCGCGTTGTCGGGCCCGAAAAACAAGGCGGCGATACCAAGATGAAGCATAAGTGTTCTGTCTGTAGGCGGGAGCACCAAGCGGACCTGGGGTCCGCAGTCGGTGTGTCTGGCCAGACCAGACCACACCCCCTCGGCTAGCTAGCATGTCTCACAAAGCGGTGTCGGAGGACACTTGCGCAGCACGTTAaacgccgccgtcgtcgtcgttgtgcaCGCAAAGACAAAGTTTGCGAGGAGCCAGGGCACACAGGCAGGCGGACGGACGTTCCTCCGCGCTCCGCCGCACAATCGCCAAGAGATCCGCTTCGGCGAGTGATAACGGCACGGTGCTAGGAGGCATTGGGAAATCGGTCAATACTATCATCGCTTCGTGTTCTCTTGGGGTTCTTGGATCGTGGACTGTACAGTCATCATTCGCATGGCGTGCATGGCGTGCGGTGCATCCATGTGTGCAGAGCAGAAACTCTAACTCTGCTTTCCGATGGAGCGTGGCAATGAGTGGAGTGTCGAGTGGAGTGGAGTGTGGCTCGGCCGTGGCATATAAGGCGCCTTGTTGTCTGCGGATCAAGAGAGCACACCACGACCACCCACCGACATCACCATGcgcctctccctctccctcctaGCCCTTCTGGGCACCGTAGCCGCCGACAGCCTGTTCGCGTTCAACTCGAGCACGCAGGTCGAAACGCGctccctcgacgagctgcaccAGGCCGCCCTGGCGGAAGGCGGCACCGTCGTCCTctggcacggcggcgacctcgcgaacggcggcgacgacctcaagAAGAGCTTCGAGGCGCGCTTCCCGGGCGTGACGCTCAACGTGACTATCGACCTGAGCAAGTatcacgacggccgcgtcgaccagGGGCTCGCGAGCAACGGCTTCCTGCCCGACAGCGTCATCCTGCAGACGCTGCAAGACTACCCCCGCTgggacgtcgacggcgcgctgctccgcTACAAGCCGGCCGGGTTCGACGCCATCAACCCCGCGTACAAGGACCCCTTTGGCGCCTGGTACGGCGTGTACGTCTACTCGTGGAGCTTCATCTGGAGCAGCGCCAAGCTGCCCAACGTCACCATCGCCGAGTTTGCCGACTTCCTGAAgcccgagctcaaggacaagctcgtGCTGACCTAcccgcacgacgacgacgcagtgCTGTACGCAttcgacctcgcgctgcggGCGTACGGCGCCGGCttcctcgaccagctcatTGCGCAGAACCCGCGCTGGGTgcgcggcaccggcacgCCGTCGCTCATCATCCAGAACAGCACGTTTGCCGAGGCGGCAACGTTCACCTCCGACCTGGGCTacgcgcccgtcgacggcatcggcTCGACCAAGCCCGCCACGGGCCCGTTTGTGTCCTGGGCCCAGACGGCGGCCATCCTCAAGGACGCCCCGCACCCAGAGGGCGCAAAGCTCCTGCACAACTACATCCTCTCGCCAGAGTACCAGAACACCACGGGATGGCAGGTCCGCGAGGACCTCCCCCTGCCCCAGGGCTTCCCCTACGCGCccctcgacaaggtcaacAACACCAACCCTGTCGACTTTGCGCGCTGGATGGAGGACCGCGGCAGggtcgagcgcctgcgcTTCTGGTTTGAGGCCAAGCTTGGTACCGCGCAGGGCGTGAGCCCGCTCATCGACCCGTTGAGCTAGACAAGAATGAATGAGTAGACGTTAGATGCGTAGAATGAAATGAGTAGTCTGAACACATGATATGAATCGAGTGCTGCAAGTGCTCTGAGATTGACGGCGCAGTGAGGCTGCACAGTGAGACTGCACAGACCGTTGAGTGGCGCTCTCGTGTCGATGCCACTCCCGTCTCGCCACGAGCAACAGCCACACACCCTCTCAGCCCACTCCCACCCACTcccacaccccaccacccacacctcCCTGCCCCATCCATTCGTGTACAACAGCTCGGGCTAGTATACCCGGCTGGTGAATGCATGTCGTCCTGAAATCCCTACACTGCTATCCCTAAAATGGACATGTctactcggcggcggtgacggggAACTCGAAGACAACGTCCTTGCCGGCGAGGGTGCGGTAGACCGACGAGAAGGTGTCGAGCTTGTActcgaggaggttggcgtccttggcgtcaAGGTAGACACGGATGAGCTTGgagccgtcggcggcgatgcgggTGCGCTTGCCAACAATCTCCGAGGGGAAGACGAGGTCCTCAAGGATCTTCTCGTGGACGGCGGTGAgggtgcgcgagcgggggCGCTTCtggccgagcttggccgaCGAGTTGCGCGACTCCTTGGGGAGGACACGGCGCTGCGAGACGAAGACAATGTACTTGTCCGAAAgcttcttctcgagctcgcgggtAAGGCTGGATGTGCGAATTGAACGGGCATTACGACGCCGTAGGAGGGACAACGAGGAAGACTGGGTCAGCATGGCACAAGGGGGCTGTCGACTTTGGCGCCAGACccggcaccgccagcccAGACAATCCATGAGGGAGGTGGCCCTAAAAAGGACCTCCGTCGACCTCTGGAGTTGCCAAATGGCTGGTGGATACTCGGGCTGTTGCACCGCTGACCgcggccttgtcctcctgTGCTGTCCCAACCGGTACCAGCTGCAAAGAGCTGGCCGACAATGGGACGGCACAAAAGAGACAAGGCCAGACGGTCAGACGAGCGCTACTCACCGCTGCTGGATCTTGTGGAACGCCTTGACCTGGGGAACGGGGACGAAGACAACAAtggccttcttgccgcccttgacgTCGACCTCACGAGCGGCCGAGATCTGGAGGggagcgagctcggccttgaggtcggGGACGTTGGTctggaggtcgaggagagcCTGGGCAATCTGCTGCTCAACCTCGGTGGGGGCCGAGTTGGGAGCGTTGGCAGTGCGGAAGATCTTCGACTGGAACGACATCTGGCTAGGGGTTAGGACTGTGCTCGTTGTCGCTGTTGTCGTACTGACCGTCGATTTTTTTTGTTGAGGGTTGAAGGAGGCACTGATGGTGGTCTCGAggtgtcgagcagcagcaggcagtggcagc encodes the following:
- the GATA gene encoding 4-aminobutyrate aminotransferase — protein: MRSVALPSRVVRAARTHSRAFSSRSLIPDEPVKPQVLTAAVPGPQSLAISKEIDQIQDARTHVLVADYEKSSGNYLVDADNNVLLDVFGQISSIALGYNVPQLIELAKSVSLAEKKVTQPLTLPQKEFITAALNRPALGSFPPKDWAKWLEEGLLTVRPKGLDQLVTTLCGSSANETAFKAACMAYRNRERGGAAFTQEELDSCMLNHAPGSPELVVLSFKSGFHGRLFGSLSATRSKAIHKIDVPAFDWPVAPFPNTQYPLAENEAANKAEEARCLAEYEEILVQHKKTRPVAAVIIEPILSEGGDCHASPEYFRQLRLIAKKHDAYFIVDEVQTGVGATGTFWAHEKWGLKEGEEPDFVTFSKKMQQAGIFHKLDTRPNAPYRNYNTWMGDPMRTLQARELIKVIRDNNLVEHTAATGKKLSATLADIFSRNQGVVSNHRGQNDGTFQAFDFETPAKRDAFVTKMRANGIQVGGCGDRSTRLRPTLTFGDAHLAILAEGIEKTLKQI
- the SPBC30D10.14_2 gene encoding putative AIM2 family protein, which translates into the protein MSKAEGTTCCPPSAPKPKVAHPVSEQGAYEPRGKLVKAGDFEQVYVTGPDDAEHAILVVYDIFGFWETTLRGSDLLVSNLQLTLPHKVFMPDLFRGKPFPPDKDGDKEELGKFFAGTANLEKRLPEVIKFAEYLKNERGFHSVSLLGYCWGGKITLLSLSSQLPHHESSVFTCGATVHPAMIAVDDGKHLDRPLAFFPSKDEPKDVIDSIVSAMQHKKFEEQCAYHFYNTVHHGWAAARADLNDPENFKQYEDVYQRLADYFARVDCASSPGQSRL
- the SPBC30D10.14_2 gene encoding putative AIM2 family protein, whose translation is MSKAEGTTCCPPSAPKPKVAHPVSEQGAYEPRGKLVKAGDFEQVYVTGPDDAEHAILVVYDIFGFWETTLRGSDLLVSNLQLTLPHKVFMPDLFRGKPFPPDKDGDKEELGKFFAGTANLEKRLPEVIKFAEYLKNERGFHSVSLLGYCWGGKITLLSLSSQLPHHESSVFTCGATVHPAMIAVDDGKHLDRPLAFFPSKDEPKDVIDSIVSAMQHKKFEEQCAYHFYNTVHHGWAAARADLNDPENFKQYEDVYQRLADYFARVDCASS
- the rps7 gene encoding 40S ribosomal protein S7: MSFQSKIFRTANAPNSAPTEVEQQIAQALLDLQTNVPDLKAELAPLQISAAREVDVKGGKKAIVVFVPVPQVKAFHKIQQRLTRELEKKLSDKYIVFVSQRRVLPKESRNSSAKLGQKRPRSRTLTAVHEKILEDLVFPSEIVGKRTRIAADGSKLIRVYLDAKDANLLEYKLDTFSSVYRTLAGKDVVFEFPVTAAE